From a region of the uncultured Desulfatiglans sp. genome:
- a CDS encoding conserved hypothetical protein (Evidence 4 : Unknown function but conserved in other organisms), with amino-acid sequence MAETLYQIRGRQIREEDLSVIRDTISRHWERGRTAISRVLCEHWDWRQPNGQLKGMACRALLLKLQEKQVVNLPPPLSTTNHRKPRKAVRRSYNYDTSEIHGTVSEFGSLKIEMVRRTPDEGLWDHLVDKYHYLGRPRIVGAYLKYLAYLDGHLVACLGWGSAAWKVECRDRFIGWEPRTREANLYKVVNNVRFLIPGWVSVEHLASKLLSANIRMLPGDWQAFYRHPVALLETFVDTTRFQGTCYRAANWVYAGLTKGRGRYDRYNRCMEPVKAVYLYPLGKRFREALHA; translated from the coding sequence CGGCATTGGGAACGCGGTCGAACCGCCATCTCCCGAGTGCTGTGTGAGCACTGGGACTGGCGGCAGCCGAACGGGCAACTCAAAGGGATGGCCTGCCGTGCGCTGCTGCTCAAGCTCCAAGAAAAGCAGGTTGTTAATCTCCCCCCGCCTTTGTCCACAACGAATCATCGGAAGCCCCGCAAGGCTGTTCGACGCAGCTATAACTACGACACCTCGGAGATTCACGGAACGGTCTCCGAGTTTGGCTCTTTGAAAATCGAGATGGTCCGGCGCACCCCGGATGAAGGCCTGTGGGATCACCTGGTCGATAAGTACCATTACCTGGGGCGCCCCCGAATCGTCGGTGCATACTTGAAGTACCTGGCCTACCTGGATGGACACCTGGTGGCTTGCCTCGGTTGGGGCTCAGCGGCCTGGAAGGTGGAGTGCCGCGACCGGTTCATCGGTTGGGAGCCCCGTACCAGGGAAGCGAACCTCTACAAGGTCGTCAATAACGTCCGGTTCCTGATTCCGGGCTGGGTTTCGGTGGAACACTTGGCCTCGAAGCTTCTGAGCGCCAACATCCGGATGCTTCCCGGGGACTGGCAGGCGTTTTACCGCCATCCCGTTGCCTTGCTCGAAACCTTCGTGGACACCACCCGGTTCCAGGGCACCTGCTACCGGGCAGCCAACTGGGTCTATGCAGGACTGACCAAGGGGCGTGGACGCTACGACCGCTATAACCGCTGCATGGAACCGGTCAAGGCGGTCTACCTCTACCCGCTTGGCAAGCGTTTCCGGGAGGCGCTCCATGCCTGA